The DNA region GATGTCGACCCGGCCGTATTCGCGCAGCGCAGTATCGACGATCGCCTTACCGCCTTCGGCGGTGGCCACCGATTCGGTGCAGGCCACCGCCTGCCCACCGGCGGCGGCGATCTCGCCGACCACCGTGCTGGCCGGACCCGCGTCGGCACCGTCGCCGGTGAGCGTGCCGCCGACGTCGTTGACCACGACCTTGGCCCCACGCGCCGCCAACAGCAGCGCGTACTCGCGGCCCAGCCCGCGGCCGCCGCCGGTGATGACGGCCACCCGGTCATCGAATCTCAGGGCGGCACTCAACGAATCTCCAGTCCCTCGAGGTCGCCCTGGTCCCGCCACTGTGCAATGAGTTCGTCGAAGGCGTAGAACCCCGGCGAGTAGAAGTCGCCCAGGAACGCCCCGTTGCGTTCGGCACCGCCGCGGCCCTCGTTGTTGTAATAACCGGGCGTGCAGGACAGTTCGAACGCCGAGTTGTCGATCGCCAATTCGCCGACGGTCGCCACCCAGGCGTCCTGCCCCTCCTGGGTGGGCTCCACCAGGCTGGCGCCGCGGGTCTGTGCCTCGGCGATGAGGTAGGCGATGTGCTTGGCCTGCTGTTCGAACATGGCCGTGGTGTTGGCCGACACGCCGCCCTGGATGAACCCCATGAAGAACTGGTTGGGGAATCCGCGGCTGGTCATCCCGTGCAGCGTCTTGTAGTCGTCGCGCCAGTGGTCGAACAGGGACAGCCCGTCGCGGCCCACGATGCGATCGATCGCGAAGCGACGGCTGATCTCGGTGGAGATCTCGAAGCCGCTGGCGAAGATCACGCAGTCGACTTCGTACTCCACCCCGTTGGCGACGATGCCCTTCTCGGTGAGACGTTCGACGCCCTTGGACTCCGACACATCGACCAGCGTCACGTTGGGTCGATTGAACGTGGCCAGGTAGTGCTCGCTGGACGTCGGGCGCTTGCACATGAAGCGGTAGTAGGGCTTGAGCGCCTCCGCGGTGGCCGGGTCCGCCACGACCTCGGCGACCAGGCGGCGCAGCCGCTCCATGATCTTGAAGTCCTCCTCCTCCCGGAATGCCATGATCTGCTCGATGGTCACCGCGGCCGGGTCCGCGGTGGCCGCGATCCGTGCGGTCAGGTTGCGCCCCAGTTCGGTCCAGAAGTCGCACACCAGGTCCGGTTCGCCGAACACCACACCCACGAACGGCGACCAGTTGTGGAAGTTGCGTTTGCGTTCTTCCTGCCAGCCAGGCTGCAGCGCGGCTGCCCAGGCCGGGTCGGTGGGCGGGTTGGTGCGGGCGTCGACCGAGGACGGCGTGCGCTGGAAGACGTAGAGCTGCTGGGCGTCCCGGCCCAGGTGCGGCACCAGCTGGATACCGGTGGCGCCGGTGCCGACCAGCGCGACCCGCTTGTCGGCCAGCTTGTGCAGGCCACCATCGGCGTTGCCGCCGGTGTAGTCGTAATCCCAGCGCGCGGAATGGAACACGTGGCCGGTGAAATCCTTGATGCCCGGGATGCCCGGCAGTTTCGGGCGGTTGTAGGAACCCTGCGCCATCACCACGAAGCGGGCCCGGATCTCGTCACCGCGGTCGGTGCGGATCGACCAGCGTTGCGGTGCGTCCTCCCACTGCAATTCGCGCACCTGGGTGGAGAAGAGCGCACCGTCGTAGAGGCCGAAGTGTTTGCCGATGTTGCGGCAGTGCTGGAAGATCTCGGCACCGTCGGCGAACTTCTTACTCGGCATGAAGTCGAGTTCTTCCAGCAGCGGGATATAGCAGTAGGCGTCGTTGTCGCACTGGATGCCGGGAAACCGGTTCCAGTACCACACGCCGCCGAAATCTCCGGCCATCTCGATGACCCGAATCCCGTCCACCCCGGCCTTTTTCAGGTAGGCCCCGGCCAGCAGACCGGCGAAGCCGCCACCGAGGATGACGACGTCGACGTCCTCGGTGATCGGGTCTCGTTCGACGGGGGTGGTGTAGGGGTCGACCTCGTAGAAATCGGCGAAATCGCCTTCGAGTTCCAGGTATTGGTCGCCGCCCTCGGGTCGCAGCCGCTTGGCGCGTTCCGCGGCGTAGCGTTCCCGGATGGCCGGGATGTCGATGTCGGTCGGGGTGTCGGTGGGCCCGCACTCGGTGCCCGGCGGGGTCGCGGTCATGCGCGAACCCCTTCTGGCAGCGCGGCCGGGTGCAGTGGCGCGGCCATCTCGTGAACGGCGGGCAGCACTTCGGCGGCGAACAGCTTGGTGCTCTCGAAAGCGTCCTCGTACGGCATGGTGCCGAACTGCGGAACGATGGTGACCTCGGAGAACGAACACGCCTCCTG from Mycolicibacterium sp. MU0053 includes:
- a CDS encoding flavin-containing monooxygenase encodes the protein MTATPPGTECGPTDTPTDIDIPAIRERYAAERAKRLRPEGGDQYLELEGDFADFYEVDPYTTPVERDPITEDVDVVILGGGFAGLLAGAYLKKAGVDGIRVIEMAGDFGGVWYWNRFPGIQCDNDAYCYIPLLEELDFMPSKKFADGAEIFQHCRNIGKHFGLYDGALFSTQVRELQWEDAPQRWSIRTDRGDEIRARFVVMAQGSYNRPKLPGIPGIKDFTGHVFHSARWDYDYTGGNADGGLHKLADKRVALVGTGATGIQLVPHLGRDAQQLYVFQRTPSSVDARTNPPTDPAWAAALQPGWQEERKRNFHNWSPFVGVVFGEPDLVCDFWTELGRNLTARIAATADPAAVTIEQIMAFREEEDFKIMERLRRLVAEVVADPATAEALKPYYRFMCKRPTSSEHYLATFNRPNVTLVDVSESKGVERLTEKGIVANGVEYEVDCVIFASGFEISTEISRRFAIDRIVGRDGLSLFDHWRDDYKTLHGMTSRGFPNQFFMGFIQGGVSANTTAMFEQQAKHIAYLIAEAQTRGASLVEPTQEGQDAWVATVGELAIDNSAFELSCTPGYYNNEGRGGAERNGAFLGDFYSPGFYAFDELIAQWRDQGDLEGLEIR